Proteins co-encoded in one Arachis stenosperma cultivar V10309 chromosome 7, arast.V10309.gnm1.PFL2, whole genome shotgun sequence genomic window:
- the LOC130940130 gene encoding protein ANTI-SILENCING 1 produces MSGAKVGDLIDFKWGNQTGHGQKNKDFRFYDSFVYEGVEYFLYDCAYFYLDQHFETSVGKLVKMYERPTHEKVLKVVWFFRPSEVRNFLGDYQPRWNELFLASGAGKGLSNVTPLESIIRKCNVVCTSRDKRNTEPSEIELKTADFFFNCAFDVGRRAILDNFPDFIDGIEVHRL; encoded by the exons ATGTCAGGTGCTAAGGTTGGAGATTTGATTGATTTTAAGTGGGGAAATCAGACGGGACATGgtcagaaaaataaagattttagGTTCTATGATTCCTTTGTTTATGAGGGAGTTGAATATTTTCTCTATGACTGTGCCTACTTTTACCTTGATCAGCATTTTGAAACTTCTGTTGGTAAGCTTGTGAAGATGTATGAGAGACCAACACATGAGAAGGTGCTCAAAGTTGTCTGGTTTTTTCGTCCCTCCGAGGTTCGCAACTTCTTGGGGGATTATCAGCCTCGTTGGAATGAGTTGTTCTTGGCATCTGGTGCAGGCAAAGGTCTTTCCAATGTCACTCCTCTG GAATCAATTATTAGAAAATGCAATGTGGTTTGCACATCAAGGGACAAGAGAAATACTGAACCATCTGAAATAGAGTTGAAGACAGctgatttctttttcaattgtGCTTTTGATGTTGGAAGGCGTGCAATACTTGATAACTTTCCAGATTTTATAGATGGAATTGAAG TACACAGGCTGTAG